A stretch of Larus michahellis chromosome Z, bLarMic1.1, whole genome shotgun sequence DNA encodes these proteins:
- the LOC141736185 gene encoding uncharacterized protein LOC141736185, which translates to MALQLLALRFLLVLVSLLAAQGQEEPDPKVQGVPWVTETCQRPRWDSRLRLAPDQENYRKNEEVVLSCTEGFLPSFTHIKCSSEVQSISHGKPVNREVWRGRNSTSDWIRIRSNVECLELLQVVSESLEISSTSIKLNWTCRLPDACQHMRARCRLAAPSSPPCEAEEVEGEEMLHGQEGTLTCAPLQPFTEYSVTISLPPSTILFSWLVRTEETVPDKPEKLWLDPNTGSLSWEPLPSCKGEIIGYQLNITTRSAQDGSFLEMERLRLSSSVTEHPLPQHSPGNSYVVAIQGVTAVGAGAASLWEFQTNSTDTPHPLDTSCRSIHVISPSHGTAVIPLHPIARPPKATREHQLIVAVAHNGTALEGACLGEPQPFNASQQPATYVAAVLNLTGPMDFVLGTGTHGQGYHNAALQPGWDYMVLLRHVHRSPQAEKFTCICYSFSVVAGLHPSPWRGTVIGMVVLLVVLLLSAGILWFVLSREKKSLPSTAKEDN; encoded by the exons ATGGCCCTGCAGTTGCTGGCTCTGAGGTTTCTCCTGGTCCTTGTATCTCTGCTGGCAGCACAGGGCCAGGAAGAACCTGATCCCAAGGTCCAAGGAGTGCCCTGGGTAACAG AAACATGCCAAAGGCCCCGGTGGGACTCAAGACTCCGGCTGGCACCAGACCAGGAGAATTACAGGAAGAACGAAGAAGTGGTGCTGAGTTGCACTGAAGGTTTTCTGCCGTCCTTCACCCACATCAAATGTTCAAGCGAAGTCCAGTCCATCAGTCATGGGAAACCTGTAAACAGGGAAGTCTGGCGTGGAAGGAACAGCACAAGTGACTGGATCCGCATCCGGTCCAACGTGGAGTGCCTTG AGCTCCTCCAGGTTGTCTCCGAATCCTTGGAGATTTCCAGCACCAGCATCAAACTGAACTGGACCTGCAGGCTCCCTGATGCCTGCCAGCACATGCGGGCCAGGTGCCGCCTGGCTGCTCCTTCGTCTCCTCCCTGTGAGgctgaggaggtggagggagaggagatgctccacggccaggagggaacactcacctgtgcccctctgcagcccttcACCGAATACAGTGTCACCATCTCCCTGCCCCCCAGCACGATTCTTTTCTCATGGTTGGTTAGGACAGAGGAAACAG TGCCGGACAAACCAGAGAAGCTTTGGCTGGATCCCAACACAGGGTCCCTGTCATGGGAGCCACTGCCCTCCTGCAAAGGGGAGATCATCGGATACCAG ctgaaCATCACGACCAGGAGCGCGCAGGATGGCAGTTTCCTGGAGATGGAGCGGCTGCGGCTGAGCAGCTCCGTCACTGAGCACCCGCTGCCTCAGCACAGCCCCGGCAACAGCTACGTGGTGGCGATCCAGGGAGTCACGGCCGTCGGAGCCGGGGCTGCGTCGCTGTGGGAGTTTCAGACCAACAGCACAG ACACTCCGCACCCTCTCGACACCAGCTGCCGCAGCATCCATGTTATCTCCCCATCCCATGGGACAGCTGTGATCCCACTCCACCCCATCGCCCGTCCCCCCAAGGCGACGAG GGAGCACCAGCTCATCGTGGCCGTGGCCCACAACGGCACGGCGCTGGAAGGTGCCTGCCTGGGGGAGCCGCAGCCCTTCAACGCCAGCCAGCAGCCCGCCACTTACGTGGCCGCCGTGCTCAACCTCACCGGCCCCATGGACTTTGTGCTGGGCACCGGGACCCACGGGCAGGGCTACCACAACGCTGCCCTTCAGCCGGGCTGGGACTACATGGTCCTTCTGCGCCACGTCCACCGCTCACCACAG GCAGAGAAGTTCACGTGCATCTGCTACAGCTTCTCTGTTG TTGCAGGGCTGCATCCGTCCCCATGGCGTGGGACTGTGATTGGGATGGTTGTGCTGCTGGTAGTCCTTCTCCTGTCTGCAGGGATCCTGTGGTTTGTGCTTTCCAG GGAAAAGAAGTCTTTGCCCAGCACAGCTAAGGAGGATAATTAA
- the LOC141735905 gene encoding receptor-type tyrosine-protein phosphatase kappa-like isoform X1, which produces MALRWIFLTLLTPLLAAQEQDRPGTTISRARKETERCQQPQWDPKLHFVPKQKFYGLNEEVTLSCPLRVSFPLAVIRCAKEISPGWKNAWEVKDIQGGWHRVAENLTCPTGNCSKPQWDERLSFEKSRKNHKLHEEFKLTCPGDLEPSIPKVKCAWKFLKMDSGEPVYGETWWGRNSTGPWMYIETAVGCVETCQRPEWDSRLQLIPNKTNYKKNEEVVLRCPVGFQPSFTKIKCLIKVWPNSYRIPAHRFWSERDSIGDWIDIQSKVECIETCQRLRWDPRLQMLPEKESYKKNEEVTLSCPDGFQPSFTHVKCAGKVQITSHEQPFYIDSWSRKDSSGDWISIQSNVECIKLLQVVSESLEISSTSIKLNWTCRLPDACQHMRARCRLAAPSSPPCEAEEVEGEEMLHGQEGTLTCAPLQPYTVYSVTISLPPSMILFSWLIKTEETVPDKPEKLWLDPNTESLLWEPLPSCKGEIIGYQLNITTRSAQDGSFLEMERLRLSSSVTEHPLPQHSPGNSYVVAIQGVTAVGAGAASLWEFQTNSTDTPHPLDTSCRSIHVISPSHGTAVIPLHPIARPPEATREHQLIVAVAHNGTALEGACLGEPQPFNASQQPATYVAAVLNLTGPMDFVLGTGTHGQGYHNAALQPGWDYMVLLRHVHRSPQAEKFTCVCYSLSVGQEPGSLPGRMPLVMAVALVIALLALGILLLFILFRRKYNGSKSSENNSTIPLRRCRGGVSKLNTEIPVEELLEALKRFKRAEIDAEQTEDESVDKHGAGRLREYQQLSSTLLHPCNAGRELCNQSKNRYNGIVPYDHCRVVLQPSGTGNGYINASYVDSYRSPRFFIAAQGPLPETVVDFWQMVWQEKISVIVMLTGLVEQNKTKCEQYWPEQEQVYGDFTVTLNNTRTTTGLVTRIFCLHKAGCALPRVVEQFHYLLWPDHGVPRNPSQLLCLVEVVNKRGLEAPAGPVLVHCSAGIGRTGTFIALDFLLKMGKVEGKVDVFHCVQRLREQRVSMVQTKEQYIFLYEVLLEGLLCGSTGIPVESIASHVRCLREAETSRHNNVLEKEFKTLQKFSELFQLLPCREAEKPSNQPKNRKPGILPADSYRPILMSSLNADGSPGYINAVFANTYTEEDRLIITQLPFLATLVDFWALVWDYSCTSVVVLNQLEELDKTYVEFWPTQGEAAYGRFHVHLISEDPGDDFTAWTLALTNRQQPKKSALEVRFWQLNNWPIQQRLPPHPATIISLLGKVETHHRQSQDGHILVTCWDGASRSGIFCAASFLCEQIQSEGLVDVSQAVRTLKRRRRQLIKDVEQYGLCYELALSYLNSFETYGNFK; this is translated from the exons AGAGATGCCAGCAGCCCCAGTGGGACCCAAAGCTCCACTTTGTCCCAAAGCAGAAGTTTTATGGGCTTAATGAAGAGGTGACACTGAGCTGCCCCTTGAGGGTCTCTTTTCCCCTTGCTGTGATCAGATGTGCAAAAGAGATATCTCCAGGTTGGAAGAATGCTTGGGAGGTGAAGGACATTCAAGGAGGATGGCATCGGGTGGCAGAGAACCTGACCTGCCCCACGG GaaattgctcaaagccccagtgGGATGAAAGATTAAGttttgaaaaaagcagaaaaaatcacAAACTGCACGAAGAATTCAAGCTGACCTGCCCTGGAGACCTTGAGCCATCCATCCCCAAGGTCAAATGTGCATGGAAATTTCTGAAAATGGATTCTGGAGAACCAGTCTATGGAGAGACCTGGTGGGGCAGGAACAGCACAGGTCCTTGGATGTACATTGAGACAGCCGTAGGGTGTGTTG AAACATGCCAAAGACCAGAGTGGGACTCAAGGCTTCAGCTAATACCAAACAAGACTAATTACAAGAAGAATGAAGAAGTGGTGCTGAGATGCCCTGTTGGTTTCCAGCCATCCTTCACCAAAATCAAATGTCTGATCAAGGTCTGGCCCAACAGCTACAGGATTCCTGCACACAGATTTTGGAGTGAAAGGGACAGCATAGGTGACTGGATCGACATTCAGTCCAAGGTGGAGTGCATTG AAACATGCCAAAGGCTCCGGTGGGACCCAAGGCTCCAGATGTTGCCAGAAAAAGAGAGTTACAAGAAGAACGAAGAAGTGACACTGAGCTGCCCCGATGGCTTCCAGCCATCCTTCACCCATGTCAAATGTGCAGGAAAAGTCCAGATCACCAGTCACGAGCAACCTTTCTACATAGACTCGTGGTCGAGAAAGGACAGCAGCGGTGACTGGATCAGCATTCAGTCCAACGTGGAATGCATCA AGCTCCTCCAGGTTGTCTCCGAATCCTTGGAGATTTCCAGCACCAGCATCAAACTGAACTGGACCTGCAGGCTCCCTGATGCCTGCCAGCACATGCGGGCCAGGTGCCGCCTGGCTGCTCCTTCGTCTCCTCCCTGTGAGgctgaggaggtggagggagaggagatgctcCACGGCCAGGAGGGAACACTCACCTGTGCCCCTCTGCAGCCCTACACTGTCTACAGTGTCACCATCTCCCTGCCCCCCAGCATGATTCTTTTCTCATGGTTGATCAAGACAGAGGAAACAG TGCCGGACAAACCAGAGAAGCTTTGGCTGGATCCCAACACAGAGTCCCTCTTATGGGAGCCACTGCCCTCCTGCAAAGGGGAGATCATCGGATACCAG ctgaaCATCACGACCAGGAGCGCGCAGGATGGCAGTTTCCTGGAGATGGAGCGGCTGCGGCTGAGCAGCTCCGTCACTGAGCACCCGCTGCCTCAGCACAGCCCCGGCAACAGCTACGTGGTGGCGATCCAGGGAGTCACGGCCGTCGGAGCCGGGGCTGCGTCGCTGTGGGAGTTTCAGACCAACAGCACAG ACACTCCGCACCCTCTCGACACCAGCTGCCGCAGCATCCATGTTATCTCCCCATCCCATGGGACAGCTGTGATCCCACTCCACCCCATCGCCCGTCCCCCCGAGGCGACGAG GGAGCACCAGCTCATCGTGGCCGTGGCCCACAACGGCACGGCGCTGGAAGGTGCCTGCCTGGGGGAGCCGCAGCCCTTCAACGCCAGCCAGCAGCCCGCCACTTACGTGGCCGCCGTGCTCAACCTCACCGGCCCCATGGACTTTGTGCTGGGCACCGGGACCCACGGGCAGGGCTACCACAACGCTGCCCTTCAGCCGGGCTGGGACTACATGGTCCTTCTGCGTCACGTCCACCGCTCACCACAG GCAGAGAAGTTCACCTGCGTCTGCTACAGCTTGTCTGTTG GGCAGGAGCCAGGGTCTCTGCCGGGCAGGATGCCCCTGGTTATGGCAGTAGCGCTCGTCATTGCACTCCTGGCACTGGGGATTTTGCTGCTCTTCATTCTCTTCAG GCGAAAGTACAATGGTTCAAAATCCTCGGAGAACAACAGCACTATCCCCCTGCGAAGATGTCGAGGAG GTGTGTCCAAGCTGAACACAGAGATACCAGTGGAGGAACTGCTGGAGGCTCTGAAGAGGTTTAAGAGGGCAGAAATAGATGCAGAGCAGACAGAGGATGAATCAGTCGACAAGCATGGTGCTGGGCGCCTGAGAGAGTATCAG caaCTGTCCTCCACTTTGCTGCATCCCTGCAATGCCGGGAGGGAGCTGTGTAATCAGAGTAAGAACCGCTACAACGGCATCGTCCCAT ACGATCACTGCCGTgtggtgctgcagccctctggcACGGGGAATGGCTACATCAATGCCAGCTACGTGGAT AGCTACCGGAGTCCACGTTTCTTCATCGCAGCTCAAG gTCCCTTGCCTGAGACAGTGGTGGATTTCTGGCAGATGGTCTGGCAAGAGAAGATCTCAGTCATTGTGATGCTGACGGGCTTAGTGGAACAGAACAAG ACAAAGTGCGAGCAGTACTGGCCAGAGCAGGAGCAGGTCTATGGGGATTTCACTGTGACACTCAACAACACCAGGACCACCACGGGCCTTGTCACACGCATCTTCTGCCTGCATAAG GCAGGCTGTGCTCTCCCAAGAGTGGTGGAGCAGTTTCACTACCTGCTGTGGCCAGACCACGGGGTGCCCAGAAACCCTTCACAGCTCCTCTGCTTAGTGGAGGTGGTGAACAAGAGAGGGTTGGAAGCACCTGCCGGACCTGTGCTGGTGCACTGCAG CGCAGGGATCGGGCGGACAGGTACCTTCATCGCCCTGGACTTCCTCCTGAAGATGGGGAAGGTGGAGGGGAAGGTGGATGTGTTTCACTGCGTGCAGAGGCTGCGGGAGCAGCGGGTCAGCATGGTGCAGACCAAG GAGCAGTACATCTTCTTGTACGAGGTGCTGCTCGAAGGCTTGCTCTGCGGCAGCACCGGGATCCCAGTGGAGAGCATCGCCAGCCATGTCCGCTGCCTTCGAGAAGCTGAGACCTCAAGGCACAACAATGTCCTTGAGAAGGAGTTCAAG ACCCTGCAGAAGTTTTCCGAGTTGTTCCAGCTTCTGCCATGCAGAGAAGCGGAGAAACCCAGCAATCAGCCCAAGAACCGCAAGCCAGGGATCCTTCCAG CTGATTCCTACCGGCCCATCCTGATGTCCTCACTGAATGCAGATGGCTCGCCAGGTTACATCAACGCCGTGTTTGCCAAT ACATACACCGAGGAGGACAGGCTCATCATCACCCAGCTGCCTTTCCTTGCCACGCTGGTGGATTTCTGGGCTCTGGTCTGGGATTACTCCTGCACGTCGGTGGTTGTGCTGAATCAGCTCGAGGAGCTGGACAAG aCATACGTGGAGTTCTGGCCCACCCAGGGCGAAGCTGCCTACGGCCGTTTCCATGTCCACCTGATCTCAGAGGATCCCGGAGACGACTTCACAGCCTGGACACTTGCCCTCACCAACAGGCAGCAG CCCAAGAAGTCTGCACTGGAAGTCCGGTTCTGGCAACTGAACAACTGGCCCATTCAGCAGCGTCTTCCCCCGCACCCTGCCACCATCATCAGCCTCCTAGGGAAGGTAGAGACACACCATAGGCAAAGCCAAGACGGACACATCCTTGTCACCTGCTG GGATGGTGCCAGCCGGAGCGGAATCTTCTGTGCTGCAAGTTTCCTGTGTGAGCAGATCCAAAGCGAGGGGCTGGTGGATGTATCCCAGGCTGTGAGGACGCTGAAGAGGCGGCGTAGACAGCTGATTAAAGATGTG GAGCAGTATGGGCTCTGCTATGAACTAGCCCTCAGTTACTTGAATTCATTTGAAACCTATGGGAACTTCAAGTAG
- the LOC141735905 gene encoding receptor-type tyrosine-protein phosphatase U-like isoform X2, with protein sequence MALRWIFLTLLTPLLAAQEQDRPGTTISRARKETERCQQPQWDPKLHFVPKQKFYGLNEEVTLSCPLRVSFPLAVIRCAKEISPGWKNAWEVKDIQGGWHRVAENLTCPTGNCSKPQWDERLSFEKSRKNHKLHEEFKLTCPGDLEPSIPKVKCAWKFLKMDSGEPVYGETWWGRNSTGPWMYIETAVGCVETCQRPEWDSRLQLIPNKTNYKKNEEVVLRCPVGFQPSFTKIKCLIKVWPNSYRIPAHRFWSERDSIGDWIDIQSKVECIETCQRLRWDPRLQMLPEKESYKKNEEVTLSCPDGFQPSFTHVKCAGKVQITSHEQPFYIDSWSRKDSSGDWISIQSNVECIKLLQVVSESLEISSTSIKLNWTCRLPDACQHMRARCRLAAPSSPPCEAEEVEGEEMLHGQEGTLTCAPLQPYTVYSVTISLPPSMILFSWLIKTEETVPDKPEKLWLDPNTESLLWEPLPSCKGEIIGYQLNITTRSAQDGSFLEMERLRLSSSVTEHPLPQHSPGNSYVVAIQGVTAVGAGAASLWEFQTNSTDTPHPLDTSCRSIHVISPSHGTAVIPLHPIARPPEATREHQLIVAVAHNGTALEGACLGEPQPFNASQQPATYVAAVLNLTGPMDFVLGTGTHGQGYHNAALQPGWDYMVLLRHVHRSPQAEKFTCVCYSLSVGQEPGSLPGRMPLVMAVALVIALLALGILLLFILFRRKYNGSKSSENNSTIPLRRCRGGVSKLNTEIPVEELLEALKRFKRAEIDAEQTEDESVDKHGAGRLREYQQLSSTLLHPCNAGRELCNQSKNRYNGIVPYDHCRVVLQPSGTGNGYINASYVDSYRSPRFFIAAQGPLPETVVDFWQMVWQEKISVIVMLTGLVEQNKTKCEQYWPEQEQVYGDFTVTLNNTRTTTGLVTRIFCLHKAGCALPRVVEQFHYLLWPDHGVPRNPSQLLCLVEVVNKRGLEAPAGPVLVHCSAGIGRTGTFIALDFLLKMGKVEGKVDVFHCVQRLREQRVSMVQTKEQYIFLYEVLLEGLLCGSTGIPVESIASHVRCLREAETSRHNNVLEKEFKTLQKFSELFQLLPCREAEKPSNQPKNRKPGILPGLMFPSGGARMRHQGALRRVDLLYLCLCPWGFGHPVSGSPELPWPWGWWSLFT encoded by the exons AGAGATGCCAGCAGCCCCAGTGGGACCCAAAGCTCCACTTTGTCCCAAAGCAGAAGTTTTATGGGCTTAATGAAGAGGTGACACTGAGCTGCCCCTTGAGGGTCTCTTTTCCCCTTGCTGTGATCAGATGTGCAAAAGAGATATCTCCAGGTTGGAAGAATGCTTGGGAGGTGAAGGACATTCAAGGAGGATGGCATCGGGTGGCAGAGAACCTGACCTGCCCCACGG GaaattgctcaaagccccagtgGGATGAAAGATTAAGttttgaaaaaagcagaaaaaatcacAAACTGCACGAAGAATTCAAGCTGACCTGCCCTGGAGACCTTGAGCCATCCATCCCCAAGGTCAAATGTGCATGGAAATTTCTGAAAATGGATTCTGGAGAACCAGTCTATGGAGAGACCTGGTGGGGCAGGAACAGCACAGGTCCTTGGATGTACATTGAGACAGCCGTAGGGTGTGTTG AAACATGCCAAAGACCAGAGTGGGACTCAAGGCTTCAGCTAATACCAAACAAGACTAATTACAAGAAGAATGAAGAAGTGGTGCTGAGATGCCCTGTTGGTTTCCAGCCATCCTTCACCAAAATCAAATGTCTGATCAAGGTCTGGCCCAACAGCTACAGGATTCCTGCACACAGATTTTGGAGTGAAAGGGACAGCATAGGTGACTGGATCGACATTCAGTCCAAGGTGGAGTGCATTG AAACATGCCAAAGGCTCCGGTGGGACCCAAGGCTCCAGATGTTGCCAGAAAAAGAGAGTTACAAGAAGAACGAAGAAGTGACACTGAGCTGCCCCGATGGCTTCCAGCCATCCTTCACCCATGTCAAATGTGCAGGAAAAGTCCAGATCACCAGTCACGAGCAACCTTTCTACATAGACTCGTGGTCGAGAAAGGACAGCAGCGGTGACTGGATCAGCATTCAGTCCAACGTGGAATGCATCA AGCTCCTCCAGGTTGTCTCCGAATCCTTGGAGATTTCCAGCACCAGCATCAAACTGAACTGGACCTGCAGGCTCCCTGATGCCTGCCAGCACATGCGGGCCAGGTGCCGCCTGGCTGCTCCTTCGTCTCCTCCCTGTGAGgctgaggaggtggagggagaggagatgctcCACGGCCAGGAGGGAACACTCACCTGTGCCCCTCTGCAGCCCTACACTGTCTACAGTGTCACCATCTCCCTGCCCCCCAGCATGATTCTTTTCTCATGGTTGATCAAGACAGAGGAAACAG TGCCGGACAAACCAGAGAAGCTTTGGCTGGATCCCAACACAGAGTCCCTCTTATGGGAGCCACTGCCCTCCTGCAAAGGGGAGATCATCGGATACCAG ctgaaCATCACGACCAGGAGCGCGCAGGATGGCAGTTTCCTGGAGATGGAGCGGCTGCGGCTGAGCAGCTCCGTCACTGAGCACCCGCTGCCTCAGCACAGCCCCGGCAACAGCTACGTGGTGGCGATCCAGGGAGTCACGGCCGTCGGAGCCGGGGCTGCGTCGCTGTGGGAGTTTCAGACCAACAGCACAG ACACTCCGCACCCTCTCGACACCAGCTGCCGCAGCATCCATGTTATCTCCCCATCCCATGGGACAGCTGTGATCCCACTCCACCCCATCGCCCGTCCCCCCGAGGCGACGAG GGAGCACCAGCTCATCGTGGCCGTGGCCCACAACGGCACGGCGCTGGAAGGTGCCTGCCTGGGGGAGCCGCAGCCCTTCAACGCCAGCCAGCAGCCCGCCACTTACGTGGCCGCCGTGCTCAACCTCACCGGCCCCATGGACTTTGTGCTGGGCACCGGGACCCACGGGCAGGGCTACCACAACGCTGCCCTTCAGCCGGGCTGGGACTACATGGTCCTTCTGCGTCACGTCCACCGCTCACCACAG GCAGAGAAGTTCACCTGCGTCTGCTACAGCTTGTCTGTTG GGCAGGAGCCAGGGTCTCTGCCGGGCAGGATGCCCCTGGTTATGGCAGTAGCGCTCGTCATTGCACTCCTGGCACTGGGGATTTTGCTGCTCTTCATTCTCTTCAG GCGAAAGTACAATGGTTCAAAATCCTCGGAGAACAACAGCACTATCCCCCTGCGAAGATGTCGAGGAG GTGTGTCCAAGCTGAACACAGAGATACCAGTGGAGGAACTGCTGGAGGCTCTGAAGAGGTTTAAGAGGGCAGAAATAGATGCAGAGCAGACAGAGGATGAATCAGTCGACAAGCATGGTGCTGGGCGCCTGAGAGAGTATCAG caaCTGTCCTCCACTTTGCTGCATCCCTGCAATGCCGGGAGGGAGCTGTGTAATCAGAGTAAGAACCGCTACAACGGCATCGTCCCAT ACGATCACTGCCGTgtggtgctgcagccctctggcACGGGGAATGGCTACATCAATGCCAGCTACGTGGAT AGCTACCGGAGTCCACGTTTCTTCATCGCAGCTCAAG gTCCCTTGCCTGAGACAGTGGTGGATTTCTGGCAGATGGTCTGGCAAGAGAAGATCTCAGTCATTGTGATGCTGACGGGCTTAGTGGAACAGAACAAG ACAAAGTGCGAGCAGTACTGGCCAGAGCAGGAGCAGGTCTATGGGGATTTCACTGTGACACTCAACAACACCAGGACCACCACGGGCCTTGTCACACGCATCTTCTGCCTGCATAAG GCAGGCTGTGCTCTCCCAAGAGTGGTGGAGCAGTTTCACTACCTGCTGTGGCCAGACCACGGGGTGCCCAGAAACCCTTCACAGCTCCTCTGCTTAGTGGAGGTGGTGAACAAGAGAGGGTTGGAAGCACCTGCCGGACCTGTGCTGGTGCACTGCAG CGCAGGGATCGGGCGGACAGGTACCTTCATCGCCCTGGACTTCCTCCTGAAGATGGGGAAGGTGGAGGGGAAGGTGGATGTGTTTCACTGCGTGCAGAGGCTGCGGGAGCAGCGGGTCAGCATGGTGCAGACCAAG GAGCAGTACATCTTCTTGTACGAGGTGCTGCTCGAAGGCTTGCTCTGCGGCAGCACCGGGATCCCAGTGGAGAGCATCGCCAGCCATGTCCGCTGCCTTCGAGAAGCTGAGACCTCAAGGCACAACAATGTCCTTGAGAAGGAGTTCAAG ACCCTGCAGAAGTTTTCCGAGTTGTTCCAGCTTCTGCCATGCAGAGAAGCGGAGAAACCCAGCAATCAGCCCAAGAACCGCAAGCCAGGGATCCTTCCAG GTCTAATGTTTCCCAGTGGAGGAGCCCGGATGAGGCATCAAGGAGCCCTGAGGAGGGTGGACCTGCTGTACCTCTGCCTCTGTCCATGGGGTTTTGGACATCCCGTGTCAGGCAGCCCTGAACTGCCatggccatggggctggtggAGCCTGTTCACCTGA